Proteins encoded within one genomic window of Dyadobacter chenhuakuii:
- a CDS encoding thiazole synthase, translating to MLKIADKTFESRLFTGTGKFSSAALMEEALLASGSELVTVALRRINVNDAQDDMLLHLKHPHIHLLPNTSGVRTAKEAVFAAQLAREALETNWLKLEIHPDPKYLLPDPIETLKAAEELAKLGFVILPYIHADPVLCKRMEEAGVAAVMPLGSPIGSNKGLKTIDFLEIIIEQSNVPVIVDAGIGSPSDAAKAMEIGADAVLVNTAIAVAGDPVAMAEAFKMGVIAGRMAFEARLGNQENFAVASSPLTAFLDEL from the coding sequence ATGTTGAAAATCGCAGATAAAACATTTGAATCGCGGCTTTTTACCGGGACTGGGAAGTTCAGTTCTGCCGCGTTGATGGAAGAAGCTTTGCTGGCTTCGGGCTCGGAACTGGTGACCGTTGCGCTGCGGCGGATAAATGTGAATGATGCGCAAGATGATATGCTTTTGCATTTGAAACATCCGCACATTCATTTGCTGCCCAACACTTCCGGCGTCCGAACGGCAAAAGAGGCTGTTTTTGCGGCGCAGCTTGCCCGGGAAGCATTGGAAACCAACTGGCTCAAACTGGAAATCCATCCCGACCCAAAATATCTCCTCCCCGATCCGATTGAAACGCTAAAAGCTGCGGAGGAACTGGCAAAGCTCGGGTTCGTAATCCTGCCCTACATTCATGCAGATCCGGTTTTGTGCAAAAGAATGGAGGAAGCTGGCGTGGCCGCCGTAATGCCTTTGGGTTCTCCCATTGGCAGTAATAAGGGTTTGAAAACCATTGATTTCCTGGAAATTATTATTGAGCAGAGTAATGTTCCCGTCATCGTAGACGCTGGGATTGGCTCACCTTCGGATGCTGCGAAAGCGATGGAAATTGGCGCGGATGCGGTTTTGGTCAATACAGCGATTGCGGTTGCCGGCGATCCCGTGGCGATGGCGGAGGCATTTAAGATGGGGGTGATCGCAGGGCGTATGGCATTTGAGGCGCGATTGGGAAATCAGGAAAATTTCGCCGTGGCTAGCAGCCCATTAACCGCATTTTTGGATGAGCTTTAA
- a CDS encoding thiamine phosphate synthase yields the protein MELIAISHPDFIPNEAERINALFRAGLMRVHIRKPHCNVADLSQLIGEIDPAFHANIALHSHHELAAEFGIKRLHFPEKLRQETPDFMLEKLSNAGFKLSTSIHEIAALTQLSKGFDYTLFGPVFDSISKEGYQRVINDDFYLKEEQKTIKVIAIGGIDHSNLNKIKQMNFDGAAMLGAIWHSDSFFKSSSKIAGGLSPRQNRSDSDLNIDLKSDLNLISDSSSKIAGGLSPRQNRSDSDLNIDLNSDLNLISDSSSKIAGGLSPRQNRLDSDLNLISDFKKITKLHFISNQTLEISHLDSINLALEAGCKWIQLRVKDQDESEVLQIAKSAKPLCENYGAKLIINDFPDIAKVVNAYGLHLGLNDMPIPEAREIVGQNMIIGGTANTFEDILLRIEEGANYIGLGPFRFTKTKQNLSPTLGLEGYRDLMQRLAKEKKEIPIIAIGGILPDDIPTLLSTGIHGVAMSSALIQSKEPRETVQKLEEILC from the coding sequence ATGGAACTGATCGCGATATCTCATCCAGATTTCATTCCGAATGAAGCCGAGCGTATCAACGCGTTGTTTCGTGCTGGATTAATGCGCGTGCACATCAGGAAACCACATTGCAATGTCGCTGACCTGAGTCAACTAATCGGAGAAATTGACCCTGCTTTTCATGCCAACATTGCCTTGCATTCACATCACGAACTTGCGGCAGAATTTGGCATCAAAAGACTGCATTTTCCCGAAAAGCTAAGGCAAGAGACGCCGGATTTTATGTTGGAAAAATTAAGCAATGCTGGCTTCAAGCTAAGCACTTCGATCCATGAGATTGCTGCGCTTACCCAGCTTTCCAAGGGTTTTGATTACACATTATTCGGGCCGGTTTTTGACAGCATTTCAAAAGAAGGCTATCAGCGCGTTATTAATGATGATTTTTATTTGAAAGAGGAACAAAAAACAATCAAAGTGATCGCTATTGGAGGAATTGATCATTCCAACTTAAATAAGATCAAGCAGATGAACTTCGATGGCGCCGCCATGTTAGGAGCAATCTGGCATTCAGATTCTTTTTTTAAATCTTCTTCAAAAATTGCCGGGGGCTTAAGCCCCCGGCAAAATAGATCAGATTCAGATTTGAATATTGATTTAAAATCTGATTTGAATTTGATTTCAGATTCTTCTTCAAAAATTGCCGGGGGCTTAAGCCCCCGGCAAAATAGATCAGATTCAGATTTGAATATTGATTTAAATTCTGATTTGAATTTAATTTCTGATTCTTCTTCAAAAATTGCCGGGGGCTTAAGCCCCCGGCAAAATAGATTAGATTCAGATTTGAATTTGATTTCAGATTTTAAAAAGATCACAAAGCTTCATTTCATTTCTAATCAAACATTAGAAATAAGCCATTTAGATAGCATTAATCTAGCATTAGAAGCTGGGTGCAAATGGATCCAATTGCGGGTTAAGGACCAAGACGAAAGTGAAGTTCTTCAAATAGCCAAGTCGGCAAAACCACTTTGTGAAAACTATGGTGCAAAGCTGATTATCAACGACTTTCCAGACATTGCAAAAGTAGTTAACGCATATGGCTTACATCTGGGCCTGAATGACATGCCCATTCCAGAAGCACGGGAAATTGTTGGCCAAAACATGATCATCGGCGGCACAGCCAACACATTTGAAGATATTCTTTTACGGATTGAAGAAGGAGCGAATTACATTGGGTTAGGCCCATTCCGATTTACCAAAACCAAACAAAATCTCAGCCCAACCCTGGGCCTGGAAGGTTATCGCGACCTGATGCAAAGGCTCGCGAAGGAGAAAAAGGAAATCCCAATCATTGCCATCGGCGGCATCCTGCCCGATGACATTCCAACATTGCTAAGCACCGGAATACACGGTGTCGCCATGTCTTCCGCATTGATTCAGTCAAAAGAACCAAGAGAAACGGTCCAAAAACTTGAAGAAATATTATGTTGA
- the thiC gene encoding phosphomethylpyrimidine synthase ThiC → MKTEKTPQSGSVTTDPFPNSRKIYVKGSLHNVSVAMREIALTDTRLHGKLGQVEKNAPVTVYDTSGPFTDTNIEIDVKKGLPALRAEWIKARQDVEQLEGISSQYGQQRLSDPSLDALRFAHITKPFRAKPGANVSQLHYAKKGIITAEMEYIAIRENQRIQEHLLESNGKAGSLSHQHRGHSFGANTPVNFITPEFVRSEVAAGRAVIPVNINHPESEPMIIGRNFLVKINANIGNSAVSSTIEEEVEKAVWACRWGADTIMDLSTGKNIHETREWIIRNSPVPIGTVPIYQALEKVNGKAEDLTWELFRDTLIEQAEQGVDYFTIHAGVLLRYIPLTAKRITGIVSRGGSIMAKWCLAHHKENFLYTHFEEICEIMKAYDVAFSLGDGLRPGCIADANDAAQFSELETLGELTKIAWKHDVQTIIEGPGHVPMHLIKENMEKQLEHCQEAPFYTLGPLTTDIAPGYDHITSAIGAAMIGWFGTAMLCYVTPKEHLGLPNKKDVKDGVITYKIAAHAADLAKGHPGAQYRDNALSKARFEFRWEDQFNLSLDPETAKSFHDETLPAEGAKIAHFCSMCGPNFCSMKITQDVRDYADENGLNEEAIAEGMEEKSREFASLGSQIYL, encoded by the coding sequence ATGAAAACCGAAAAAACGCCACAAAGCGGCAGTGTGACCACCGACCCGTTCCCGAATTCACGGAAAATTTACGTAAAAGGCAGCCTGCACAATGTGTCCGTTGCGATGCGGGAAATTGCACTAACCGACACGCGTTTGCATGGAAAGCTAGGCCAGGTGGAAAAAAATGCGCCTGTCACGGTCTACGACACGAGTGGCCCTTTTACAGATACTAATATTGAAATCGATGTAAAAAAAGGATTGCCTGCGTTGCGTGCAGAGTGGATTAAAGCACGGCAGGATGTGGAGCAGCTGGAAGGCATCAGCTCGCAATACGGACAGCAGCGACTTTCGGATCCGTCGCTGGATGCACTGCGCTTTGCGCACATTACCAAGCCATTCCGTGCCAAGCCGGGTGCGAATGTATCCCAATTGCATTACGCAAAAAAGGGCATTATCACAGCCGAGATGGAATACATTGCAATCCGTGAAAACCAGCGTATCCAGGAACATTTATTGGAATCAAATGGCAAGGCTGGTTCGCTTTCGCATCAGCATCGCGGCCATAGCTTTGGCGCGAATACGCCGGTTAACTTCATCACACCCGAATTTGTGCGCTCCGAAGTGGCAGCCGGCCGCGCAGTGATTCCAGTGAACATTAACCATCCGGAAAGCGAGCCGATGATCATTGGTCGTAATTTTTTGGTTAAAATCAATGCCAACATTGGCAACTCCGCGGTGTCATCCACCATTGAGGAAGAAGTCGAAAAGGCCGTTTGGGCTTGCCGTTGGGGCGCCGATACGATCATGGATCTTTCGACTGGCAAGAACATTCACGAAACCCGCGAGTGGATCATCCGCAACTCGCCCGTCCCAATCGGCACCGTTCCGATTTATCAGGCTTTGGAAAAAGTAAATGGTAAGGCCGAAGACTTGACTTGGGAATTGTTCCGCGACACGCTCATTGAGCAGGCCGAACAGGGAGTGGATTACTTCACGATTCATGCCGGCGTTTTGCTGCGTTACATTCCGCTTACGGCCAAAAGGATCACGGGTATCGTTTCCCGCGGCGGCTCAATCATGGCCAAATGGTGCCTGGCGCATCACAAGGAAAACTTCCTTTACACTCATTTTGAGGAAATCTGCGAGATTATGAAAGCTTATGATGTGGCCTTTTCGCTGGGTGATGGTTTGCGTCCGGGCTGCATTGCAGATGCCAATGATGCCGCACAATTTTCCGAGCTGGAAACCTTGGGCGAGCTGACAAAAATTGCCTGGAAACACGACGTGCAAACCATTATTGAAGGTCCGGGCCATGTGCCGATGCATTTGATCAAAGAAAATATGGAGAAGCAGCTGGAACATTGCCAGGAAGCGCCATTTTATACATTAGGGCCCTTAACAACAGACATTGCACCTGGTTATGACCACATTACGTCTGCTATTGGTGCAGCCATGATCGGCTGGTTCGGCACGGCAATGCTTTGTTATGTGACGCCAAAAGAGCATTTGGGACTGCCTAACAAAAAGGACGTGAAGGACGGTGTAATCACTTACAAAATCGCAGCCCACGCCGCTGACCTCGCAAAAGGGCATCCGGGCGCGCAATATCGTGATAATGCACTGAGCAAAGCCCGCTTCGAATTCCGCTGGGAAGATCAGTTCAATCTTTCCCTCGATCCCGAAACGGCCAAATCCTTCCACGACGAAACATTACCAGCCGAAGGCGCCAAAATCGCCCATTTCTGCTCGATGTGCGGACCCAATTTCTGCTCCATGAAAATCACGCAGGACGTGCGCGACTATGCGGACGAAAATGGCCTGAACGAAGAGGCGATTGCGGAAGGCATGGAGGAAAAATCGCGGGAATTCGCCAGTCTGGGCAGTCAGATTTACTTATAA
- the thiS gene encoding sulfur carrier protein ThiS, producing the protein MEIIINGQSREFSEPLSVQQLLSALFPDPAKGIAVAVNQSVIPKTAWADHPLQPHDRVMLITATQGG; encoded by the coding sequence ATGGAAATTATCATCAACGGTCAATCGCGTGAATTTTCTGAACCGCTCTCGGTCCAGCAATTACTTTCTGCTCTTTTTCCGGATCCTGCCAAAGGAATTGCTGTCGCTGTAAACCAGTCGGTTATCCCTAAAACGGCGTGGGCAGACCACCCGTTGCAGCCGCACGACCGCGTCATGCTGATCACAGCCACGCAAGGCGGCTAG
- a CDS encoding GNAT family N-acetyltransferase yields the protein MDLIIRSAAPKDLPSLLEIINHAILNTTAIYDYEPRTLDEQREWFEKMFNDGMPVIVAEREGKVIGYGSYNIFRPKIGYKFSVEHSIYLDEKSRGLGVGGKLLGSLIQRARESGLHSMIAGIDAANRGSIEFHKKYGFVEKGYLKEVGYKFDQWLDLVFMQLLLEED from the coding sequence ATGGATCTTATTATCAGAAGCGCTGCTCCAAAGGATTTGCCATCCCTGTTAGAAATTATTAATCACGCCATTCTTAACACCACCGCGATTTACGATTACGAGCCCCGGACGCTGGACGAGCAACGGGAATGGTTTGAGAAAATGTTCAATGACGGCATGCCCGTGATTGTCGCGGAAAGGGAAGGAAAAGTGATTGGTTACGGCTCTTACAATATTTTCCGGCCGAAAATAGGCTACAAATTCAGCGTAGAGCATTCGATTTACCTTGATGAAAAATCAAGAGGCCTAGGTGTAGGAGGGAAGCTGTTAGGCAGTTTGATCCAGCGCGCCCGAGAATCCGGCCTGCACAGCATGATCGCCGGCATAGACGCCGCCAACCGCGGCAGCATTGAATTTCATAAGAAATATGGGTTTGTGGAGAAGGGGTATTTGAAGGAGGTTGGATATAAGTTCGACCAGTGGCTGGATTTGGTGTTTATGCAGTTGTTGTTGGAAGAGGATTAA
- a CDS encoding bile acid:sodium symporter family protein, whose protein sequence is MNVYKLLAGVAGLCLLVALFLALSGNLPQAGPFFIAFFLALAVSFRGFEKLKGFTYTTVIFAAVTTALYYPQHFQTVNGFKLAALITPLIQIIMFGMGTSMSFGDFVGVVKMPKGVLIGVVSHFIIMPTIGFTLANLSGFPPEIAAGIILIGCSPNGMASNVISYLAKANLALSITITAISTMLAPIVTPLLMSALAGAFVQIDTLHMMWDIIKMVIIPIGAGLLFNKFFSGKAKWLDDAMPIVSMAGIAFIIVIITAAGRDSLLTIGPTLLLLVLIHNLSGYTLGYWSGRLFKMSERDCRTIAIEVGMQNGGLASGIAKEMGKMATVGLAPAIFGPLMNITGSILASWWQGKPTGDEETYVETGRAH, encoded by the coding sequence ATGAATGTTTACAAGCTACTCGCTGGTGTCGCAGGTCTGTGTCTGCTCGTTGCGCTTTTTCTGGCGCTCTCCGGAAACCTGCCGCAAGCTGGTCCCTTCTTTATTGCTTTTTTCCTGGCGCTAGCCGTGAGTTTCAGGGGTTTTGAGAAACTGAAAGGTTTTACCTATACAACCGTCATTTTCGCCGCCGTAACCACCGCACTTTACTATCCGCAACATTTCCAAACCGTAAACGGCTTCAAGCTGGCCGCCTTAATTACGCCTTTGATCCAGATTATCATGTTCGGAATGGGGACGTCAATGAGCTTCGGGGATTTTGTAGGGGTTGTAAAAATGCCAAAAGGCGTGCTAATAGGCGTAGTAAGCCATTTTATCATCATGCCAACCATTGGATTCACATTGGCTAACCTAAGCGGCTTCCCACCCGAGATCGCAGCCGGAATTATCCTCATCGGCTGTTCACCAAACGGAATGGCATCTAATGTAATTTCCTATCTGGCCAAAGCAAACCTGGCATTATCGATCACGATCACGGCGATCTCCACCATGCTCGCTCCTATCGTGACGCCATTGCTAATGAGCGCATTGGCAGGTGCATTTGTACAAATCGACACCCTGCACATGATGTGGGACATCATTAAAATGGTCATCATCCCAATCGGCGCCGGATTGCTTTTTAACAAGTTTTTCAGCGGCAAAGCCAAGTGGCTCGACGACGCTATGCCCATCGTTTCCATGGCCGGCATCGCATTCATCATCGTGATTATCACCGCAGCCGGAAGAGACAGCCTCCTCACCATCGGACCGACATTGCTCTTGCTCGTACTAATCCACAATTTATCGGGATACACATTAGGTTACTGGTCCGGCCGCCTCTTCAAAATGAGCGAACGCGACTGCCGAACCATCGCCATTGAAGTAGGAATGCAAAACGGCGGTCTGGCATCTGGTATCGCGAAAGAAATGGGAAAAATGGCCACCGTAGGGCTGGCACCCGCGATTTTCGGGCCGTTAATGAACATTACCGGATCAATTTTAGCATCCTGGTGGCAAGGCAAACCGACGGGAGATGAAGAGACGTACGTGGAGACCGGAAGGGCGCATTGA
- a CDS encoding RraA family protein, with protein MRVQFLGVIALLALNFNGLQTTQAQMMPKEELMFLTSEWKGERFPDGRPKVSDELINRAKNISIEEAWVVLQNEGYNCQFDGNWKILKDDIVITGRALTAQFMPSRPDVEKLVKDRGNKNGMLGNTNSWPIDKLSKGDVYVADGFGKIASGTLIGDNLGTSIFTKSGNGVVFDASVRDLEGLSKIEGFNAFVRDFDPSFLKDVFLTGINTPIRIGRAIVLPGDIVLAKKEGVIFIPAHMAEKVILTAEFLTLRDKFALQMLREGKFTPGQIDNQWTDQLKEAFLKWLDSNPKEIPMKRAELDEYMKKRTW; from the coding sequence ATGAGAGTACAATTTTTAGGTGTAATAGCCCTTTTAGCCCTCAATTTTAATGGTCTGCAAACGACACAGGCGCAAATGATGCCTAAGGAAGAACTGATGTTCCTCACTTCCGAATGGAAAGGCGAACGCTTCCCTGACGGCCGCCCTAAAGTCTCCGACGAGCTCATTAACCGCGCCAAAAATATCTCCATTGAAGAAGCGTGGGTGGTGTTGCAAAATGAAGGTTACAACTGCCAGTTCGACGGAAACTGGAAAATATTGAAAGACGACATCGTCATCACGGGCCGGGCACTAACCGCCCAGTTCATGCCCTCCCGCCCCGACGTTGAAAAGCTCGTAAAAGACCGCGGCAACAAAAACGGCATGTTAGGAAACACCAATTCCTGGCCCATCGATAAGCTTTCCAAAGGCGACGTATACGTAGCAGACGGCTTCGGCAAGATCGCCAGCGGAACATTGATCGGCGACAATTTAGGAACATCCATTTTTACAAAATCAGGCAATGGCGTTGTTTTCGACGCATCCGTCCGCGACCTGGAAGGACTTTCCAAGATCGAGGGTTTCAATGCATTTGTAAGAGATTTTGACCCATCGTTCTTAAAAGACGTTTTCCTGACCGGCATTAACACGCCAATCCGCATTGGCCGCGCCATTGTATTGCCAGGAGACATTGTGCTTGCTAAAAAAGAAGGTGTGATCTTCATTCCGGCGCACATGGCCGAAAAAGTGATCCTAACCGCCGAATTCCTCACATTAAGGGACAAATTCGCCCTCCAAATGCTACGCGAAGGCAAATTCACCCCCGGCCAGATCGACAACCAATGGACCGATCAGCTCAAAGAAGCATTCCTGAAATGGCTGGACAGCAATCCAAAGGAAATCCCGATGAAACGCGCCGAACTGGACGAATACATGAAGAAAAGAACCTGGTAA
- a CDS encoding amidohydrolase/deacetylase family metallohydrolase gives MNKKLRLTCFALLFACAANAQQYSVVIKGGHVIDPKNNVNGVMDVALKGDTVMLVAKNIDAKEGKQVVNAKGLFVTPGLIDMHSHNFYGTKMDQTYSNGPNALPPDGFTFRTGVTTVVDAGCAGWKSFPDFKKQTIDISKTRVLAFLNIVGEGMRGGTYEQNVDDMDAAATAKVVKENPDYIVGIKLAHYNGYNWTPTERAVEAGKLANVPVMVDFGGSKPVLPLQELFTKYLRPGDIFTHCFGQLSSREPILDIATGKIKPFVYDARKKGILFDVGYGGISFAFSQAIPAVKSGFYPNTISTDIHTGSMNNAMKDMLNVMSKFLAMGMDLPAVIKASTWAPAQAIHREELGNLSVGSRADVTVLRVLDGKFQLNDTGTFGFWDYTGTKIQGKQKLEAEVTIRAGKVVYDLNGLTEPLVITKR, from the coding sequence ATGAACAAGAAATTACGCTTAACTTGTTTTGCGCTGCTATTTGCATGCGCCGCCAACGCCCAGCAATATTCTGTGGTGATCAAAGGCGGCCACGTTATCGACCCCAAAAACAATGTGAACGGCGTTATGGACGTGGCCCTCAAAGGCGACACCGTCATGCTCGTTGCCAAGAACATCGATGCCAAAGAAGGCAAGCAGGTCGTGAATGCAAAAGGGCTTTTCGTAACGCCCGGCCTCATCGACATGCATTCCCACAACTTTTACGGCACCAAGATGGACCAGACTTACAGCAATGGTCCGAATGCATTGCCACCGGACGGCTTCACATTCCGCACGGGCGTTACCACCGTTGTGGACGCGGGCTGCGCGGGCTGGAAGTCTTTTCCTGATTTTAAGAAACAAACCATTGACATTTCAAAAACCCGCGTGCTCGCATTCCTGAACATTGTAGGAGAAGGCATGCGTGGCGGCACTTACGAGCAGAATGTGGACGATATGGACGCAGCTGCGACGGCAAAAGTGGTGAAGGAAAATCCGGATTACATTGTCGGCATAAAACTCGCACATTACAACGGTTACAACTGGACGCCCACCGAACGCGCCGTGGAAGCCGGAAAGCTTGCTAATGTGCCTGTGATGGTTGATTTCGGCGGAAGCAAGCCCGTTTTACCGCTCCAAGAATTGTTTACAAAATACCTGCGCCCAGGCGATATTTTCACACATTGCTTCGGCCAGCTCAGCAGCCGGGAGCCGATTCTGGACATTGCTACGGGCAAAATTAAGCCATTCGTTTACGACGCGCGTAAGAAAGGGATTCTTTTTGACGTGGGTTACGGCGGCATAAGCTTCGCCTTTTCACAAGCCATTCCAGCCGTTAAAAGTGGTTTTTATCCCAACACCATCAGCACCGACATTCACACCGGCAGCATGAACAATGCCATGAAAGATATGCTGAATGTTATGTCCAAATTCCTGGCTATGGGCATGGATCTTCCGGCTGTGATCAAAGCCAGCACCTGGGCGCCTGCACAAGCCATTCACCGCGAGGAGCTAGGAAACCTTTCAGTTGGCTCGCGTGCAGATGTGACTGTTTTGAGGGTTCTGGATGGTAAATTCCAATTGAACGACACAGGAACATTCGGTTTCTGGGATTACACAGGAACCAAGATCCAGGGAAAACAAAAGCTCGAAGCTGAGGTGACAATCCGCGCCGGAAAGGTCGTTTATGACCTCAATGGCCTCACCGAACCGCTCGTGATTACCAAAAGATAG
- a CDS encoding SusD/RagB family nutrient-binding outer membrane lipoprotein — protein sequence MKNLIKVLYLAPALFIASCDNGFEEMNINPNASTEVVPGFLFTRAQLVTVSNNFTGAAYLTIGGSMQHFATYKEVPGAGDKYFNFGYSQGSWQLYGGDPVSQGAVIDIAQVIEAVSTNPADVNKLSVSRIWKAYLFHRLTDLYGDIPYFDAGKALSSQNFTPKYDTQQAIYADMLKELDESINAFDAAQPTFGNADLVYGGEIAKWKKFGYSLMLRLGMRLTEVDPASAETWVKKAIAGGVITSDTDMATIAYVDGSITASRNFIAAGLMATDYVSPGGDNVEGGKLAKTLVDHLKTTKDPRLNVISVVWTKASATAPYVADTATALQKGMPNAAFNSLPADFDSYSEPNPNTILKYNAPLLVFTPAEVHLLLAEAGLRGWYSATTPAAEYESAVTSGMKQWAAFGAGGVISDAKIAAYLKANPFKATGTLAEKMEQIGTQKWVALFLEDEYEIWSNWRRTGYPKLTPTNYPGNLTGGKIPTRFVIPDSEEQYNQANFYEARTRQGGTNTLSSMVWWDK from the coding sequence ATGAAAAATTTGATAAAAGTCCTATATCTGGCTCCGGCCCTGTTCATTGCCTCCTGCGACAATGGATTTGAAGAAATGAACATTAACCCCAATGCTTCGACGGAAGTTGTGCCCGGCTTCCTTTTCACAAGGGCGCAACTTGTGACGGTGAGCAACAACTTTACCGGCGCGGCTTACCTGACGATCGGCGGTTCGATGCAGCATTTCGCAACTTATAAGGAAGTGCCTGGCGCGGGTGACAAATATTTCAATTTCGGTTACAGCCAGGGCAGCTGGCAGCTGTATGGCGGCGATCCGGTTTCTCAGGGTGCGGTGATTGACATTGCGCAGGTTATTGAAGCTGTTTCAACAAATCCTGCCGACGTAAACAAGCTGTCCGTTTCGCGGATCTGGAAAGCTTATCTGTTCCATCGCTTGACGGATTTATACGGAGACATTCCTTATTTTGACGCAGGAAAAGCACTTTCCAGCCAGAATTTCACACCGAAATACGATACGCAGCAAGCCATTTACGCGGATATGCTGAAAGAGCTGGACGAGTCGATCAATGCATTTGATGCGGCGCAACCTACTTTTGGAAATGCGGACCTGGTTTACGGCGGGGAAATTGCAAAATGGAAAAAATTCGGTTACTCGCTGATGCTCCGCCTCGGAATGCGCCTGACAGAAGTGGATCCGGCCAGCGCTGAAACCTGGGTAAAAAAGGCCATTGCAGGCGGTGTGATCACATCTGATACGGATATGGCGACGATCGCTTACGTGGACGGCTCCATTACAGCCAGCAGAAATTTCATCGCTGCGGGCCTCATGGCGACAGATTATGTTTCTCCAGGCGGTGACAATGTGGAAGGTGGAAAGTTGGCCAAAACATTGGTTGACCATTTGAAAACAACCAAAGATCCGCGTTTGAATGTAATCTCTGTGGTTTGGACAAAAGCTTCTGCAACAGCTCCTTACGTTGCCGACACAGCTACTGCTTTGCAAAAAGGAATGCCTAATGCTGCTTTCAACTCATTGCCCGCAGATTTTGATTCTTACTCCGAGCCAAATCCGAATACGATTTTGAAATACAATGCGCCTTTATTGGTCTTCACCCCTGCGGAAGTGCATTTGCTGCTTGCTGAGGCTGGTTTGAGAGGCTGGTATTCGGCTACAACGCCAGCTGCGGAATATGAAAGTGCGGTAACATCAGGCATGAAGCAATGGGCTGCATTTGGTGCAGGCGGTGTCATTTCCGATGCCAAAATCGCTGCTTACCTGAAAGCAAATCCCTTTAAAGCAACCGGAACATTGGCTGAAAAAATGGAGCAGATCGGCACGCAGAAGTGGGTCGCGCTATTTTTGGAAGATGAATATGAAATCTGGTCCAATTGGAGACGCACCGGATACCCTAAGCTGACGCCTACCAACTATCCTGGTAACCTCACCGGCGGAAAAATCCCAACCCGTTTTGTAATTCCTGATTCGGAAGAGCAGTATAACCAGGCCAATTTCTACGAAGCAAGAACCAGACAAGGCGGCACGAATACGCTGTCGAGCATGGTTTGGTGGGATAAATAA